From the genome of Ignavibacteriota bacterium:
AAAGGGATGGGTGCAGCGCCATCGCTTCTTTTCCTCAATGGAACAGCGGCGCTGTACTGTACGGCAACGGACAGGGATGGCGATGTGCTGTCGTATCATTGGACCGCTTCGGCCGGGGATCTTGCCGGCAGCGGTGCAAGCGTTGCATGGAAGGCCCCCGGGGTGAAGGGGACATACGTTGTGGCCTGTACCGTCGTGGATGCGCAGGGCGACAGTGTTACCGGCCAGGTGAACATCGGCGTGGTGGATTCAGCGCTGTCGGTGCCGGTGATACGGTCGATCGTTGCGGTACCTGGCAAAGTCGACCTCGGTGCGCAGGCAACGGTCACCTGCCAGGCGTCCGAGGACTCCGGTGCACTCCTGAGCTACGCGTGGCGCGCGAGTGCGGGATCGATCACCGGTGCCGGATCGACCGCCGTGTGGACCGCTCCACAAACCGCGGAGAATGTGTATATTGTGTGCTCGGTGAAGAATAGCGTGGGCGGCGCCGATGCGGAGAGCGTGCTGGTACCGGTGCGCGACCTCTCGAAGACCGGCTCAGGGAGTTGCATCCTGAACATCCCGTGCAACGGGACACTGGCGGATGTGAGCGGTTCCAACGGCCAGGTGCATGGCACAGACATCACATTCGTTGCCGACCGCGACGGAACGGCGGGGCATGCATGCGGGTACAACGGGGCGAGCAGTGCGTTGCGTGTGACGGAGAGCGCGGTCCTGAACTGCGACTCCGCCATCACGGTGAGCTTCTGGATGAAACCCGGGATCGCCGCCAACAAAGAGATGTTCCTGATCTCTCACGGAAGCTGGCAGAACCGATGGAAGATCTCGCTCACGCCGGAGCGGAGGATACGGTGGACCGTCAAGACGAGCGTTGGCGTGAAGGATGTGGATTCGCGTACCGTGGCCGCCTCCGGGACATACTATCACGTCGCCGGCGTGTTCAACGGCACCGATCTGGAAGTGTATCCCGTTGACGGGGCGGATGCTGACACCGGCCATCGATCTGATGGTGGGGCAGATGCTGCCGACGGACGCCAATTACAACTTCGCGGGTGTCATCGACGACATCGCCATTTTCAATTTTGCCATGATGCCGGCGCAGATACGAGACCGGTACGGGGTGTCCACGGGCGTCCATGAATCGCCCGGCGGCGACCTGCCACTGCGTACAGGCCTCACCGGAGCCTATCCGAATCCTTTCAATCCTTCCACCGTGATCGGGTTCACTGTGGGGAAGGAGAGTGCAGGCGGTGAGGCCGGACAGGCGCGCATGCAGGATGTGCGTGTGGTGGTGTATGATATCCTCGGCAGGGAGGTGGCCCGGCTCGCGCACGGTATGTATGCTCCCGGCCGGTATGCGGTGACGTTCGATGCACGCCTGGCCGCAAGCGGCGTGTATCTCTGCCGCTTCACGGCAGGGGA
Proteins encoded in this window:
- a CDS encoding T9SS type A sorting domain-containing protein; the encoded protein is MSTGVHESPGGDLPLRTGLTGAYPNPFNPSTVIGFTVGKESAGGEAGQARMQDVRVVVYDILGREVARLAHGMYAPGRYAVTFDARLAASGVYLCRFTAGDHVESVRMLLLR